The following coding sequences are from one Leptolyngbya sp. NIES-3755 window:
- a CDS encoding ATPase (similar to AA sequence:cyanobase_aa:PCC7424_2033), with translation MLTNVKLVNFKSHRSTQLNFDGSRLYALVGQNSSGKTSILQAIYYLSQLANSDFRTVFARESSPEFIVTRGKNEFSVAGYGSWQDKDENVQRSWEACYDFRKDSNNSWSPFVSWDAEAIPEYEFIPEHPSWHYSLSNAPSPIVKDLKHTITLKPVAANLAKASYSEAVTPQVGFDGSGLAPTLDYLRNEAPRRFQALQELLKQVIPGVYEIGVRRAKVTIDRQRLIEVGGKTIPYEESQEVVGQEVVLDMNTGDRIPAHAISEGTLLALGLLTVLMSPEQPNLVLLDDVEQGLHPKAQRELMTVFKQIIQANPNLQIIFSTHSPYIVDELNPSQVHVLSNTNSGFTRCKRLDEHPDVEWAKQTLTTGEFWDAEGEDWVSAGEVNV, from the coding sequence ATGCTGACAAACGTAAAACTGGTGAATTTTAAGAGTCATCGATCGACGCAACTTAATTTTGATGGCTCGCGCCTATACGCATTAGTAGGACAGAATAGTTCTGGCAAAACCTCTATTTTGCAAGCAATATATTATCTCAGTCAGCTTGCTAATTCTGACTTTAGAACTGTTTTTGCACGTGAAAGCTCACCTGAGTTCATCGTAACAAGAGGGAAGAATGAATTCTCTGTGGCTGGATACGGTTCCTGGCAAGATAAAGACGAGAATGTTCAGAGATCATGGGAAGCTTGTTACGACTTTAGAAAAGATAGTAATAATTCCTGGTCACCGTTCGTATCATGGGATGCTGAAGCAATACCAGAATACGAATTTATTCCAGAACATCCTTCATGGCACTATTCTCTTAGCAATGCTCCAAGTCCAATAGTTAAAGATTTGAAACACACAATTACCCTTAAGCCAGTTGCAGCTAATCTTGCAAAAGCGTCTTACAGTGAGGCTGTTACCCCACAAGTTGGATTTGATGGTTCAGGATTAGCACCTACATTAGATTATCTTCGCAACGAAGCACCACGTCGATTTCAAGCTTTACAGGAACTGTTGAAACAAGTTATTCCAGGAGTTTATGAGATAGGAGTAAGACGCGCTAAGGTAACTATCGATCGTCAGCGATTGATTGAGGTTGGTGGAAAAACTATTCCGTATGAGGAAAGTCAGGAAGTCGTAGGACAAGAAGTGGTTTTAGATATGAATACGGGCGATCGCATTCCTGCCCATGCGATTAGTGAAGGAACACTGTTAGCTCTGGGATTGCTGACTGTTCTAATGAGTCCTGAACAACCCAATTTAGTCTTACTCGATGATGTTGAACAAGGACTGCATCCCAAAGCGCAACGAGAGTTAATGACTGTTTTTAAGCAAATTATTCAAGCCAATCCGAACTTACAAATTATCTTTTCGACTCACTCTCCTTACATTGTGGATGAGCTAAACCCGTCTCAAGTTCATGTTTTGAGTAACACAAACTCAGGCTTTACTCGATGTAAACGGTTAGATGAGCATCCTGATGTGGAGTGGGCAAAGCAGACTTTAACGACTGGAGAATTTTGGGATGCTGAGGG